The Corynebacterium occultum sequence ATCTTGGCCACCACCGCTGATGGTGAGGTGGAGCTTGATGATGCAGATGAACTGCTGGCCCAGCCCACCGCCTGGCTCTTCGGCAATGAAGCCCACGGGCTGGGGGAGGAGCTGCTGGCCAAAGCAGATCACCGCGTACGCATCCCGATTCGGGGGCGTGCCGAGTCGCTGAACCTGGCCACCGCTGCCTCCATCTGTCTCTATGAGTCGGCCCGCATCCAGAGTGCGGCCGCCGCACAGCAGCAGTAGGACCCCGCCCCCGCGGTCTGGGCGTCGCAAAGCATGCCCCTGGGTGGCGATAAAATGCCGGGTCCGGGGTGGTGGGTATGATGATCGGGTCAACAGTGGGAATCAACGAGTAGTGAAGGGTCGGAAAAGACACGGTGTCTGAGAACAAGTCTGAGAACCCCGGAATCGAATTGACCGAGGAGGGGCTCAACGGCGCCGCCGAGCAGGCCCTGGCCGCTTTTGATGCGGCCCAGAATCTGGATGAGCTGGAGGAGGCCCGCCGGGCTCACCTCGGTGAGGCTTCGCCGATCCCGCAGGCCCGACGTGCTCTGGGAACCCTGCCCAAGGATCAGCGTAAGGATGCCGGACGCCTGGTGAATATGGCACGGGGCCGCGTCGAGAAGCACTTCGCCGAGGTGAAGGTGGTCCTGGAGGCCAAGCACCTGGAGGAGTCGCTGCGGGCGGAGAAGATCGACGTCACCGTGGCCACCACCCGCCGTCAGACTGGTGCGCTGCATCCCATCACCACCCTGAGTGAGCGGATCGCCGATATTTTCCTCGGCATGGGCTGGGAGATCGAGGAGGGCCCTGAGGTTGAGGCCGAGTACTTCAACTTTGACGCCTTGAACTTCCTGCCGGATCACCCCGCGCGTACCCTGCAGGACACCTTCCACGTCGGTGAGGAGGGGTCCAGCCAGGTGCTGCGCACCCACACCTCCCCGGTGCAGATCCGTTCCATGCTCGACCGTGATGTCCCCCTCTACATCGCCTGCCCGGGACGAGTGTTCCGCACCGATGAGCTGGATGCCACCCACACCCCGGTCTTCCACCAGATCGAGGGCCTGGCCGTGGACAAGGGGCTGACCATGGCTCACCTGCGTGGCACCCTGGATCACCTGGCCAAGACACTGTTCGGCCCGGAAACTAAAACCCGGATGCGTGCCAACTACTTCCCCTTCACTGAGCCCTCCGCTGAGGTGGATGTCTGGTTCCCGAACAAGCAGGGCGGTGCCGGCTGGATCGAGTGGGGTGGCTGCGGCATGATCAACCCGAATGTGCTCACCGCCGTCGGTGTCGACCCCGAGGTCTACACCGGTTTCGCCTTCGGCATGGGCCTGGAGCGCACCCTCCAATTCCGCAACGGTCTTTCCGATATGCGCGACATGGTGGAGGGCGATGTCCGCTTCACCCTGCCCTTCGGCGTCCGCGCCTAGCACCCCGTCCACCCACAACTCTTTAACTAGGGAGAAGATTCACCATGCTCATCGCACAGAACTGGGTGACGGGGCTGCTCGGCCACTCCAACCCCGGCTGGTCCGTGACCTCCGAGGAACTCGATGCCGGTTATGTCCGCGTCGGTTTCGAGACCGAGGGTTATGAGACCATCCCGGAGACCACCGGCCCGCTGGTGATCGGCCGGGTTGAGACCATCGAAGAACTCACCGAATTCAAGAAGCCGATCCGCCACTGCCATGTCAACGTCGGTGATGCCAACGGCACCGGCGAGCTGCAGTCCATTGTCTGTGGTGCCCGCAACTTCGCTGAGGGCGACCTGGTTGTGGTCTGTCTGCCCGGTGCGGTTCTGCCCGGTAATTTCGCCATTTCCGCCCGCGAGACCTATGGCCGCACCTCTGCCGGTATGATCTGCTCTGCTTCGGAACTGGGTCTGACCGAGAAGCAGAATTCCGGCATCATCACCCTGCCCGCTGACTACGGCCAGCCCGGGGATGAGGTGCGCCAGCTCATCGGACTGGATGACACTGTCTTCGACGTCAATGTCACCCCGGACCGCGGTTACGCCCTCTCCGCCCGTGGCTTGAGCCGTGAATTGGCCTCCGCCTTCAACCTCACCTTCGCTGACCCGGCCCAGGACACCAGTGTCGCCGGGATCGAGCTGGCGGCACCGGCAGTCGAGGGCACTCTCATCGAGGTGGATCTGCGCGAGGAGACCAAGGCCATCCGCTTCGGTCTGCGCAAGGTCAGTGGTATCGACCCGAAGGCAGA is a genomic window containing:
- the pheS gene encoding phenylalanine--tRNA ligase subunit alpha — encoded protein: MSENKSENPGIELTEEGLNGAAEQALAAFDAAQNLDELEEARRAHLGEASPIPQARRALGTLPKDQRKDAGRLVNMARGRVEKHFAEVKVVLEAKHLEESLRAEKIDVTVATTRRQTGALHPITTLSERIADIFLGMGWEIEEGPEVEAEYFNFDALNFLPDHPARTLQDTFHVGEEGSSQVLRTHTSPVQIRSMLDRDVPLYIACPGRVFRTDELDATHTPVFHQIEGLAVDKGLTMAHLRGTLDHLAKTLFGPETKTRMRANYFPFTEPSAEVDVWFPNKQGGAGWIEWGGCGMINPNVLTAVGVDPEVYTGFAFGMGLERTLQFRNGLSDMRDMVEGDVRFTLPFGVRA